Proteins co-encoded in one Brassica rapa cultivar Chiifu-401-42 chromosome A02, CAAS_Brap_v3.01, whole genome shotgun sequence genomic window:
- the LOC117131807 gene encoding uncharacterized protein LOC117131807 — MAGKVYMVMALIMMGFVLQACNGMNVDVDDGDDIKPTEDSRFFCFRVCSIRCGKQNKPCYQECLPKCGLPRRLAKPTTSPSSPSSTV; from the coding sequence ATGGCGGGAAAAGTGTATATGGTCATGGCTTTGATAATGATGGGATTTGTTTTACAAGCATGCAATGGAATGAATGTTGAtgttgatgatggtgatgatatCAAGCCAACAGAAGATTCAAGATTCTTTTGCTTCAGAGTCTGTTCCATTAGATGCGGCAAACAGAACAAGCCTTGTTACCAAGAATGTTTGCCAAAATGTGGTCTCCCACGACGACTTGCTAAACCAACAACATCTCCATCATCACCTTCCTCCACCGTTTGA
- the LOC117131808 gene encoding uncharacterized protein LOC117131808 translates to MAGKVYMVMALIMMGFVLQACNGMNVDVDDGDDIKPTEDSRFFCFRVCSIRCGKQNKPCYQECLPKCGLPRRLAKPTTSPSSPSSTV, encoded by the coding sequence ATGGCGGGAAAGGTGTATATGGTCATGGCATTGATAATGATGGGATTTGTTTTACAAGCATGCAATGGAATGAATGTTGAtgttgatgatggtgatgatatCAAGCCAACAGAAGATTCAAGATTCTTTTGCTTCAGAGTCTGTTCCATTAGATGTGGCAAACAAAACAAGCCTTGTTACCAAGAATGTTTGCCAAAATGTGGTCTCCCACGACGACTTGCTAAACCAACAACATCTCCATCATCACCGTCCTCCACCGTTTGa
- the LOC117131806 gene encoding uncharacterized protein LOC117131806, producing MSSQTKITNRNNKYTIYRGKNSLYKRLPLYHQSTHLIQQTEVLEFCFEQKKTCKRKMAGKVYMVMALIIMGFVLQACNGMNVDVDDGDDIKPTEDSRFFCFRVCSIRCGKQNKPCYQECLPKCGLPRRLAKPTTTSPSSPSSTV from the coding sequence ATGTCAAGCCAGACAAAAATCACAAACAGAAACAACAAATATACTATCTATAGAGGCAAAAACTCATTATATAAACGCCTTCCTCTCTATCACCAATCTACACATCTCATACAACAAACAGAAGTCCTAGAGTTTTGTTTTGAACAGAAAAAAACTTGTAAGAGGAAAATGGCGGGAAAGGTGTATATGGTAATGGCATTGATAATAATGGGATTTGTTTTACAAGCATGCAATGGAATGAATGTTGAtgttgatgatggtgatgatatCAAGCCAACAGAAGATTCAAGATTCTTTTGCTTCAGAGTCTGTTCCATTAGATGTGGCAAACAAAACAAACCTTGTTACCAAGAATGTTTGCCAAAATGTGGTCTCCCACGACGACTTGCTAAACCAACAACAACATCTCCATCATCACCGTCCTCCACCGTTTGA